The stretch of DNA CGTACTTGCGGTCCTGGTCGGTCAGCACGGCCTTCTCGTCGATCAGCATCGCCTTGACGCTGCTGCTGCCTTCCAGCTGTACGCGCGCGAACAGGCCAGGGGTGAAGATGCGGTCCGGGTTACGCAATACCGCGCGGGCGCGGATGGTGCCGGTGGCCGAATCGACCTGGTTGTCGGTGAAGTCGACCGTGCCTTCGTGCGGATAGCCCTGCTCGTTGGCCAGGCCGACGCGGACCGGGTTCTGCGACTGCGCGCGCTTGCCGTCGCGGGCGAGCGCCTGGTAACGCAGGAAGCTCTGTTCGTCGGCTTCGAAGTAGACGAACACCGGGTCCTGCGAGACCAGCGTGGTCATCAGCGTCGAATCGGCCTGGGCGAGGTTGCCCTCGGTGACCGCGGCGCGACCGGCACGACCGTTGATCGGCGAACGCACCTGGGTGAACTGCAGGTCGAGCTGGGCGTTGGCGACGGCGGCCTCGGCCGCACGCACCGCGGCGTTGCCCTGGGTGGTGGCGGCACGACGGGTCTCGAACTCTTCACGCGAGATCGCCTTGGCCTCGACCAGGGTCTGCGCACGCGCATCCTGGGTCTGGGCGAGACGCGCCTCGGCACGGGCGCGCTCGAGGTCGGCCTGGGCCTGGTCGAGCTGCGCCTTGTAACGACGCTGGTCGATGACGAACAGCAGGTCGCCCTTCTTCACTTCCTGGCCTTCCTGGTACGCCACGCGCTCGACATAGCCGGACACGCGCGGACGCAGTTCGACGGTTTCGATCGCGGTGACGCGGCCGGTGAAATCGTCCCACTCGCTGACCTGCTTGCTCAGCACCTGGGCGACGCTGACTTCCGGCGGCGGCGGCATGCCTGCGGCCGGCTCGGCCTGGCTGCTGCAGGCCGTGATGACCGCAGCAAACAGAAGGCTCACCGCGAGGGCGAGGACGGGGACTCCGGAGGTGGAGCGGGCCAATGCTTTGCGGGGGCTCATGGCGAAGAAGGTTCCTGGTTCGGGAAAGGCGGGTTGTTGTTATTGGTATCGGGTGATTGCGTGTTTGTTGAAAGCAGGTTCCTGAGCAGCGTGCGCGCGTCCTGCAGACAGCGTGATGGCAGTAGTGCTTCAGGGTCCTGGGTGACGCGGGTCGCGGTTTGAGCGTCAGCTTGAGCTTCGGCGTCGTGTTCGTCCGTTACCTGAGAGGTAATGCCCTCGGAGCCCTGAGAGGTCAGGTCCTGATTGGTAATCGAATCAGCGTCGACGGAATCGACATCGATGCCGGCGACCGGCACCACATCGGCGTAGCGAACAACTGCCTGAGTCGCCTTCGGCGTGTTGTGCGGCTCGACAAGGGCCAATGCGCGCTGGCCAACGGCGATTGCACTGGGCCATTGCGCACAGGCGTGTTCACGGTTGAGCTCAGTGTTCACGGGGCTGTCGATCGACAGCAGCTGCACGCGCACGCCGATGCTTCGTGCCTCTTCATGCAGCACGCGCGCGAGCATGCGCAGCGCGGCCGTGGCGATCGAGCGATGGCCGTAACCGGCCCACGGCTGTTCCGCGCCCGGCCCGCCGATCAACACATAAGTACCGCCACGATTGCCCTGTGCCAGCAGCGGCAACAGGTGCCGCGCGGCCGCGAGGTGCGGAAGAAGGTCTTCGTCCAGGCGCTGGCGCAGGTAAGCAGCCGGATGGTCGAGCAGGCGGCCGCGGCCGGAACTGCCCGAGACGGCCGCGATCACGCCGCCAATCGGTCGGCCAAGCTTCGCCAGTGCCTTGGCGAGGCGCTCGCCGTCGGCATCGCTGCTGATCGAGCCAGCCACGACGCTGAGATCGGCCTTGGCGTGGTGGGCCTTGAGGCACTGTAGGCCGGACTTGTCGCGGGCGACCGCGATGACCGGCCGGCCAGCTGCGAGAGCGGCTTCGACCACGCCGCGGCCGACCCCGCCAGTGGCGCCCAGGACGACGACGGGCGTCCGGGCGACCGAGGGCTTTTGGGCCGATGCCGACTGGGCAGGACGGGCGACCGGGGATTTCACATCCGGCTCCAATGTCCCGAATGCGGGATTTTCTCTCCCGCCACCGGGACGGTTTCGCGACGCGTGGCCTGCTGCAGGACAGCACTGATGATGGGAAGGACCAGCATCGCCGCCGGCAGCACCAGCGTGAAGGCCAGCACCCAGGCCAGCATCCAGAATTCGTCCGGGCCCGCTGCCAGGCCCTGCTGGACAACGACCACGGCCAGGCCGATCAGCGCCAGCATGGCGATCAGCATCAGCGGGAAGAAGGCGTAACGGGCTTGGCGGGGAGTCAACATGGCGGGGGCCAGCGGGGGATTGGGGGAATCTGCGGGACAGAGTAGGCCCCCGACCGGCACTTGATTAGCCGGTAATTGAGGGAATAATTGTCCCGTGATCGGTCCAAACCCCCTCGGACCGCCTCCGCCTCCCCCGGCGCGCCACTCAGGAGCCCCCCGCCATGGCCCGCGATCTCAATGACACCCTGATCTTCGTACGGGTGGTCGAACACGGCAGCTTCATCTCCGCCGCCCGCGCCCTGCAGCTGCCCAAGACCACGGTCAGTCGCAAGGTCCAGGAACTTGAAACCCGACTCGGTGCGCAGCTGCTGCATCGGACCACGCGCAAGCTCGGCCTCACCGAAGCCGGCAACATCTACTTCGAGCATTGCCAGCGCATCGCGCGCGAACTCGACGAAGCCGAAAGTGCGGTCGGCCAGTTGCAAGGCGGCCCGCGCGGCTGGCTGCGCTTCACTGCCCCGTATTCGGTCGGCATCACCTGGATCGCGCCGTTGCTCGGCGAGTTCCACGCACGCCATCCGGAAGTGCGCGTCGACATGGTGCTGACCAATGAAGCACTGGACATCATCGACAAGGAAATCGACGTCGCCCTGCGCGTGGGCAACCTGCCCGACTCCAACCTGATCGCGCGCAAGCTGGCGACGTTCCGCACCCAGGTCTATGCCAGCCCCAACTACATCGCCCGCCACGGCGAACCGCTGCATCCGGACGACCTGATCCACCACCGCACCGTGGCGATGCCGAAATCACGCCGCAACGGACAGTACTTCTGGCCGCTCAGCGACGGTACGCGCACGATCGATTACCGCATCGACCCGGTGTTGCTCGCCAACGATCCGGCGCCGCTCAGTGGCGCGCTGCTGTGCGGCGAAGGCCTGATGCTGGCCAGCGACGTCACCGTGAAGGCATATGCCGAGCAGGGTTACGTGCAACGCGTGCTGGCCGGCTGGACCGGACCGGAGTACGAGTTCAACGCGGTGTTCCCGCGTGGACGCGTGCAGTCGCCGAAGGTGCGCGCGTTCGTCGACTTCCTGGTCGAGCGCCTCAACTTCGACGCCGACTACATGCAGGTGCTCTGCCCGAACGTGCGTGCGCGCTACCAGGCCGCGGAGAAGTCGGCTGCCGAAGCGATCACCGCCGAGCTGGCCAAGGTTGCAGGGCTTCCGGCGGCCAAGGCCAAGCGCAAGGCCAAGCCGCTGCAGGAGCCGGTGGGGTCGGAGGTGGATGAGGAGGAGTGAGGCTCAGACCGCCTTACCCCCGCAGCCGCCAGGCCAATCCCGACACGCGCGCCGCATGCCTTGCCAGCGCGGCGTGCAGTACCGTCTCGCTCGCGCACACATGCAGTTCGCTGCGTGCCCGCGTCACCGCCGTGTACAGCAGCTCGCGCGACAACGTCCGCGCATCCTGCCGCGGCAGCAGCAACCACACCGTGTCGAACTCCGAACCCTGCGCCTTGTGCACGGTCATCGCGAAGGCGCCGGTGTGCGCCGGCAGCGCCGCCGGATGGAAGCCGCGCACGCCTTCGCTGCCACCGGCGAACCAGGCCACGGTGTGGCCCTTGGCGTCACGCTGGCATACGCCGATGTCGCCATTGAACAGGCCGTGCCGGTAACTGTTCTCCGTCACCAGCAACAGGCGGCCGTGGAAGTACGGATCGCGATGGGCACCGGCCAATGCCTCTTCGATGCGCGCGTTGAGCACGCCGGCACCCTGCGCGCCTTCGCGCAAGGCAGTCAGCACGCGTAGCGCCGAGGCACGTTGCAGTGCCACCACCGGGTCATCCAGTTCGAGAAGTCCGCGCCAGACCGACAGCAACGTCTCCCGCCGCGGCCCGAGCAGCGGGTCGGTGACGCCTTCGTGGTAATGGATGCCGTCCAGCACGTTGCCGCGCAGCAGTTCGATGGTGCGGTCGGCATCGCCGACGCGCAGCGCGTCTGCCAGCGGCGCCAGGTCCAGCGACTGCGACTGGCGATAACCGCGAAGCAGCTGCACGCGATGGCCGCTGAGCGGCGTACCTGCGGACGGCGTCGTTGCAATGTCGCCAAGCAGCGGTTGCAGGCGATGGACCAGTGATGCCGGCAGCGCATCGCCCTCGCCTGCCGCATCGGTGATGGCCGCGAGCACGTCGCCGGCCTCGATCGACGGCAGCTGATCACGATCGCCAAGCAGGATCAGGCGGGCGCCGTCGGCGACGGCCTCCACCAGCTTGCACATCAGCGGCAGGTCCACCATCGACGCTTCGTCGACGACGATGACATCGAACGACAACGGATTGCTTGCGTCATGGCGGAAGCGCGGACTGCCGGGAATGGTGCCGAGCAGTCGGTGCAGCGTACTCGCGGCCTCGGGAAGCGCATCGCACAGTGCGTCATCGACGCCTTCGATGGCGCGCAGCTGCACACTCGCCGCACGCAGACTCTCGGCCATGCGCTCGGCGGCACGACCGGTTGGCGCGGCCAGCGCGATGCGCGGCGATGGCAGACCGGCGTGGTGCGCCTGCGCGATCAGCAACAGCAGCACGCGCGTAATCGTCGTGGTCTTGCCGGTGCCCGGGCCGCCGGTGACCAGCAGCAACGACTGCAGCAATGCCAGCGCCGCTGCGCGCGCCTGGCGATCGCCATCGCGGGCGTGCGGGAACAGCTTGGCGAACAACGATGCGATGCCGTCCAGGCCGTCGCTCTGCGGGCGTGCCGCCGCGATGCGCTTGAGGCCGATGCCAAGGCGCCGCTCGTACTCGCGGTAGCGGCGCAGGTACAGCAGGCCGTTCTCCCACACCAACGGCCGGTCGCCGGCGGCAACCGCGTCGGCTTGCGGCTCGCTGACCCACTGCGAGGCCTGAAGCGCATCGCGCCACGCTTTGGCGTTGGGCCAGGCGATCGCGTCGTCCTGCAGCCAGGACGGCTGCGCCGGGTCGAACGCGGCGTGGCCGCGCGCCACCGACTGCGATGCCAGCGCCGCCGCGGCGAGCACCGCGTCGGGCGCGTCGGTGCCGAACAGGTCGGAGCTGGTGTCGCGTCGGCCAAGCCGGCGCAGGCTCTGCGCGAACGCATGGTCGAGCGTGTTGAGCGCACCGGCGCGGTACAGCGCATCGAGCAGGCTCATGCCGCACCTCCGGCGAAGAGCGTGTCGAGTGCGTCGACGAGTGCCGGATCAGGCGCATGGGCATGGATGCCCTGCCCTTCCGCCAGGCCGCGACAGAACAGGTAGCGAACGCCGCCGAAGTCGCGCGCGTAGTCGTAACCATCGCCGAGGCGGAAGCGCAGCCAGCGGTGCAGGGCCAGTGTGTAGATCAATGCCTGCAGGTCGTACTCGCTGTGCGCCATCGCGGCATCGAGGCTGGCACGGTCGTAGGCCGGCAGCCGGTTGGACTTGTAGTCGAGCACGTACCAGCGACCGTCGACGGTGTAGGTCAAGTCGATCTTGCCGGTCATCAGGCCTTCGAGGCGTCGGCGCGGACCGAAGCCCTGGCGCGTGGCAACCACACCGCCGGCGTGCAGCACATCGATCAGTGCATCGACCGCGGTCGGCTGAAGGGCGAAGTGGAATTCGATTTCGGCGCGGCGGGCGCCCGGCGCGAGATCACACAACCGGCCGCCCTCGGGCAGGGTCGTGGTCAGCGTGTGCCCTGCCAGGCGCGTGAGGATCGGCACGCCATCGGCCACGTCCTCGTCGGCATAGCCGCCGGCACGCAGCGCCTGGGCGAGGTTGTCTGCCTGTCCTTGTGGCGCGATGTCACCTTCCATCCAGTCGCGCCACGCACCGAAGTCGGTGTGCTCGAGCGCGTCGTGCAACACATTGCCGAAACGGCTGCCGCTGAAGCGAGGATCGAAGGCTTCTGCCTCGTCGCGCACCTCAGGTTCGGCCGGCTCATCGACCGCACCACGCTCGTCCACCGCGACGACGACTTCGGCCCCGGCTTCGGCCTGTGCCAGCTGGGTGAAGCTGTAGACCCACCAGTCGCGCGAGATCGTGCGCTGCGGCGACCGTGCCGGCGCCACTTCGGCGGTCTGCATGGCGTTGAGCGGCGCGGCGACCGCGACGACTTCGCCGCTGATCACCGCCATGTCCGGATGATCACGCAGCGCCCCGGTATTGGCGAGCATCTTCGCCAGGCGCGTCTTGTCTGCGCCATAGAACTCGCCGCTGGCCAGCCACAGCGCGTGGCCCGCGCGTGTCAAGCCGACATACAGCAGGCGCGCATCCTCGGCGAGCTGCTCGTTGCGCCATTCCGTCGCCGCGTTCCTCCAGTCGGCGTCGTCCTTGTCGATCTTCCAGCGCAGCTGACGGCGGTCGCCGTTGTGGACGATGCAGTATCGATCGGCGCTGGGCGGCTGCCCGCCGATGGCGACGAATGGCAAGTACACCAGCGGGTATTCCAGGCCTTTGCTCTTGTGCAGGGTGACGATCTGCACGCACTGGGCGTCCGATTCCAGGCGCAGCAGCTGCGCTTCATCGTTGGAATCGGCTTCGGCGATGCGCCGGCACAGCCAGTCGACCAGACCATGCAGACCGAGCGAACGCGCGTCGGCGTCCTGCATCAGCTCGCCCAGCTGCAGGTAGTTGGTGAGGCGACGTTCGCCGTCGAGCAGGCCCAGCAGGCGTTCGGCGTGCGTGGCGCACAGGTCCGACACCAGCGCGAAGGGTCCGCTGCGCTGCCAGCGCTCACGCCAGGCCATCGCATCGAGCTGATGTTGGCGATAAGCAGGGCCATCGTGTTCGAGCGAATCAATGGTGCAGGCGTCCACGCCCAGCAGCACCGTGGCGAGCGCCGTGCGCAGGCGACCATCGTCGGCCGGTTGCAGCAAGGCCTCGAACAGCATGCGCAGCTCGGCCGCCTCATCGGTTGCGAACAGGCTCTGCATACCGGCTGCCACCGCCGGGATGCCGACGGCGGTCAACGCACGCTGGATGCGTGTCGCCTCGTGGTGGCGGCGCACCAGTACCGCGATGTCGCCAGGCTGCACCGGCTCGCCGTCGATCAGGGCCGTGCCCTCGCGCGCGCGCGCGAGAACGTAGTGGATGGCACCGACGCAGGCGTCGGTGGCCAGTTCGCGCGATCGCTCGGCGTTGTGGGCCTCGCCGTTGCGGTCCGGGCCAATCATGCGCACGACCAGCGCCGGGGCAGCGGCGCCATCGATCATGAAGTCCTCATCGCGGCGCAGGTCACCGGGATGGACCGGATGGAAATTGATGCCCGGCACGACGAACGGCGCGTCGCCGGCGGCGACGGCGTTGTCGTACAGCGATTCGATCGCGCGAAGCACGCCCGGTCGCGAACGGAAATTGCGATCCAGTGGCGGTGCGCGCTCGGCGACCGCGGCAGCGGCCAGGTAGGTATGCACGTCGCCGCCACGGAAGCCGTAAATGGCCTGCTTCGGGTCGCCGATCAGGAATAGTGCGCCCGTGTCGTCATCGGCGGTGCGGCCCTTGCCGAAGACGCGGTCGAAGATGCCCCACTGGCGCGCATCGGTATCCTGGAACTCGTCGACCAGCGCGAACGCGTACTGCTTGCGCAGCCGCTGCACCAGCTCCTCGCCGTGGTCGCTGTCGAGCGCGTTGGCGACATCGTCGATCAGGTCGTCGTAGGTCTGCAGGCGCAGCGTCTGCTTGGTCTCGTGCAGGCGCCGGCTTGCGTCGTCGCGGACGCGGTGCAGCAGGTCGACGCGCTGGCGGTCGTGTTCGCGGCGATGGCGGGCGCGCGCGTCGAGGTAATCGGCGACGGCAACGAACAGGGGCGAATGCGGGCAGCGCGCGCGCAGGGCTGTCTTGGTCTTGTCGACCAGCGTGGCCTGGCGCAGGTTGGGCAGTTTCTCGTGGTAGTCGTCGAACGGGCCACCATGCTCCAGCTGCTGTTCCAGCGCGTTCCACAGCAGCGGGATGTGTTCGGGCTTGTAGCTGGACTTGTTCAGCAGCGCCTGTTCGATCGCGTCTTCAATCTTTCGCCGGGCCTCGTCGCCGTGCTCGGCGAAGACCTGCCGCAACGTGCTGAAAGCGCTGTCGACGTCATCGCGGGCGCCGTCCTGGCCTTCCGCTGGCACCGATTCGGGCAACAGCTGCACCGGCGACAGCAGGTTCGGCAGATCCTTGGCCAGCTCTTCCGGATTGCGCCACAGCGACGGCAGCAGCGCGGCATCGTCGCCGTGCGCGGCGATCGCCCGCCACAGGTCGCGAGCGAGCGCGTCGCGCAGGTCGGCATCGCTGGTCAGCAGTTGTGGCGGGTCGAACGGCTGGTCGCTTTCCAGCGCGTGCTCGCGCAGCACGCGCGCACAGAAACCGTGGATGGTGAAGATGGCGGCCAGGTCGACTTCCAGCACCGCGCGCTTGAGGCGGAACTGCAGCTGTTCGCGCGTCTCGCCGCTGGCGACCAGATGGTCTTCGATGATGCGACGGGTGAGCGCGACATCGGCCGATTCGTCGTCGCAGGCTGGCGAACCGACCAGCGCGGCCGCGTGCTCCAGTCGCTCGCGGATGCGCTTGCGCAGTTCCTGCGTGGCGGCCTCGGTGAAGGTCACCACCAGGATCGTGCCGATACGCAGGTCGCGTTCGACTATCAGGCGCGTGACCAGCGTGGCCAGGGTGAAGGTCTTGCCGGTGCCGGCGCTGGCCTCGATCAGGCGCACGCCGTGCAGTGGCAGCGTGAGATAGGGGTCGGAGGCGTTGAGCGCGAGGTTCATGCGCCCGCCTCCGGCGCCGGCGCGCGCTCATATGCCGTGACCGCATCGAACACCCGCTCGGTGGTCGCTGCAAAGGCTTCGCGCAGCACATCCTCGGCCAGCAGGTCACGGCCGCGTAGTGTCAGCTTGATCGCATCGCCCGCGCCTTCGGCCCAGTTTCGTCCGCTGTCGCCGGTCCAGCGTTCGCGCATCTTCTGCCACGCCTTCTCGTCGCTCATGCCGTCGCGCAGCGCGCTGTATAGCGCCCAGCCGCTGTAGGGTGCGAACGCGAGTGCTTCGCGCATTCCCTGCTCGCGCAGCTGCAACAACTGGCGCAGCGCTTCGCGCGCCTGCTCGGCGTTCAGCGCCGGACGCTCAAACCGCTGCGCGCCATCGCCGTCGTCGTGAAACTGCACCAGTGGCCTGCCCTGCTCCGCCGCGCACAGCAGCAGCCAGTCCAGGCCGGCGCGGATCGTCGACAAGCCGTTGGGCTCACCGATTCGGACACGTGCGAGACCATGCTCGTAGACATTGTCGATGCGGCCGCGCAGGACTGTGCCGTCGATTTGTGTCTCCACCGTCATCGCCAGCGGTCGCCGGTTGCCGCGCCATTCCGAATACAGGCGTGCATACGGCCTCTCCTGCCCGACCAGTGCTTCGAACTCACGCCGGCCCAACGGACCCGACGGCAGCAGCGCACGCGCCAGCAGCCGTTCGTACAGGCCCTCGGTCTGCTGTTCAAGCAGCGCATCGAGCACCGCCCGCTGCAGCAGCGATCGCGACCAGCCACCGCCGGGCATCAGCAACGGCTCGGTGTCGTCGGCGGCCTCCACTTCAGCAGGAAGGCGCATGCCCATGCGCTCGCGCAGGAACTGCCCGGCCGGGTCGCACAGGAAACGCCGCAGGCTGTCGAGCATGGTGACCTGGGGACCACCGGCGCTCGCGGCCAGCGGGCCGGCGAGCCAGGGCATCAGCGCATGGCGCTCCCCGCCGCGCAGGTTGGCCGCCGGGTGCCATTCGTCGCGGTAGCTGAAACGACGGGTTTCGCCGGCATCGCCGAACGCCGCCGGAGCGAATGGCTGCAATGGATGGCGCACGACCAGCGCCTGCTTCGCGTCGGCATCCGGCGAGTGGTAGTCGGCGATGACATTGAGCAGCTCCGACACCAGCACCGATGGCTCGCGTGGACTGCCGTCGCGCGGGTCGGCGCCCTGGTAACTCAGGTACAGCACGTCGCCGGCCGACGCCAGCAGTTGCAGGAACAGGAAGCGATCGTCCTCGCGCAGCGAGCGGTCGCCATGGCGGCGATGGGCGGTGCCGAGCTCGGCGCTCAGGCGGTTCAGGCCCGCCGCAGGATCGCGTCGCGGGTAGTCGCCATCGTTGAGGCCGAGCACGCAGATCGCGCGGAACGGCAGCAGCCGCATCGGCACCATGCGGCCAAAGCTCACACCGCCGGTGAGCAGCGGCGCGCGCGTATCGGCTTCGGACAGCCGCGCGGCGAAATGCGCGCGCACGACTTCGGCCGGCACCGGCGCATCGAAGCCGGCGCGTTGCGCGGACTGGGCGAAGTCGCCGATCAGCAGGCGCAGCCGCTCCAATGCACGTTGGCCGGCGACGGCCGCGGGCGGCCGCAGGAACAAGGCATCCAGCAGACCCAGCAGGCGTTCGCGCCATTGCGACGGCGGCATCGACTCGGCCAGCGTGCGCTGGTGTCGGGCCAGCACGCGCATCAGGCGCAGCAGCGTGTCGAGTGCATCGACCGCGCCACCTTCCAGTTCCGGCCACGGCGCGATGCCGGCAATGTCCTCGTCGCTGCCGCTGGCATAACCGAGCAGCAGGCGGTCGAGGGCGAAGGCCCAGGTGTAGGCATCATCGCGCGGTGCGTCGTGCAGCGCGCGGTGGCCCGCGTCCAGGCCCCAGCGCACGCCCGCTTCCTCCAGCCAGCCGTGCAGGCGCTCGAGCGCGGGCGCATCCAGGCCGGCGGCACTGGCCAACGGCGGACTGGCGAGCAGGTCGAGGATTTCGTTGAGGCCGAAACGCGACACCGGCAAGGCCAGCAGGCGCAGGAACAGTTCGGCCAGCGGTTCGCCGGCGAGCGGGCTGGCATCGGCCAGCGCGAACGGGATGAAGTCCTCGCGCCCTGCCCGCCCACCGAAGACCGCGTCGATGCACGGAATGTACGGGTCGATATCGGGCGCGAGCACCGCGATGTCGCGCGGCTGCAAGGGCGGATCGAAGCGCGGGTCGTCGAGCAGGCCACGCAGCTGGTCGTGCAGCACCTGCACTTCGCGCAGGCGGGTGTGGCAGGCATGCAGCTGCACGCTCGGGTCGTTGCGATCCACCTGCGCACGCCACGGTGCCGGCGCACGCCGGTGCAGCAGGTCGCGCTGGAGGTGGCCGAGCAGCGAGTCGTTCTCGGGCCGGTCGCCTTCGGCCGCTTCCGGATCGACGTAGTGGGCGTGCTCGTGGGAGGGATGCACCACCTCGTAGCTGCCCAGCACGGCGATGAAGTCGCGCCCGGCCGCGCCCCAGGCCTGCAACAACGGGTTCTCCTCCGCCGGCGTGCCGAACATGCTGTCCAAAGGCGCATCGTCGGCGCCGCCGCGCAACTGCTCGGCGAGCGTCTGCAGGTCGCCCCAGTAGCTGCGCGTCGGGCTGGGCATATAGAAATGCAGCGTGCCGACCCGGGCCTGCGTGGCGATCACGCGCAGCACGTCGGGTGACATGTTCAACGTGGCAAAGGCGAACAAACGCGATGGCAAACCCTGCGGCAACGGCCCCGACGGGTCGCCGAACCGCTGCAGGTACTCGCCTATCCGCTGCGCGCGATGGCCGCCGCCGGCCGCCACGCGACGCCAGAGTGCCGCCTGCGGGTCACCGGGTTCGTGCCCTGCCTCCCACGCCAGCAGCCAGTCGCGGCGCCAGGCCTGGTACTTCTCGAACACGCCCGCCAGTTCGCCCGCCAGCGACCACGGTTTCAGTGCATCGGCA from Lysobacter arenosi encodes:
- the recC gene encoding exodeoxyribonuclease V subunit gamma — translated: MPGHPDFRLYHSNALDILAQLLARELRSPAPGQSLLAPDIVLIPQVAMRRWLQATLARTYGIAANLEFLTPGEFVHRALDANVPGGDHDLDADTLHWHLYAALADPATLRTPALRPLRAYLQGADALKPWSLAGELAGVFEKYQAWRRDWLLAWEAGHEPGDPQAALWRRVAAGGGHRAQRIGEYLQRFGDPSGPLPQGLPSRLFAFATLNMSPDVLRVIATQARVGTLHFYMPSPTRSYWGDLQTLAEQLRGGADDAPLDSMFGTPAEENPLLQAWGAAGRDFIAVLGSYEVVHPSHEHAHYVDPEAAEGDRPENDSLLGHLQRDLLHRRAPAPWRAQVDRNDPSVQLHACHTRLREVQVLHDQLRGLLDDPRFDPPLQPRDIAVLAPDIDPYIPCIDAVFGGRAGREDFIPFALADASPLAGEPLAELFLRLLALPVSRFGLNEILDLLASPPLASAAGLDAPALERLHGWLEEAGVRWGLDAGHRALHDAPRDDAYTWAFALDRLLLGYASGSDEDIAGIAPWPELEGGAVDALDTLLRLMRVLARHQRTLAESMPPSQWRERLLGLLDALFLRPPAAVAGQRALERLRLLIGDFAQSAQRAGFDAPVPAEVVRAHFAARLSEADTRAPLLTGGVSFGRMVPMRLLPFRAICVLGLNDGDYPRRDPAAGLNRLSAELGTAHRRHGDRSLREDDRFLFLQLLASAGDVLYLSYQGADPRDGSPREPSVLVSELLNVIADYHSPDADAKQALVVRHPLQPFAPAAFGDAGETRRFSYRDEWHPAANLRGGERHALMPWLAGPLAASAGGPQVTMLDSLRRFLCDPAGQFLRERMGMRLPAEVEAADDTEPLLMPGGGWSRSLLQRAVLDALLEQQTEGLYERLLARALLPSGPLGRREFEALVGQERPYARLYSEWRGNRRPLAMTVETQIDGTVLRGRIDNVYEHGLARVRIGEPNGLSTIRAGLDWLLLCAAEQGRPLVQFHDDGDGAQRFERPALNAEQAREALRQLLQLREQGMREALAFAPYSGWALYSALRDGMSDEKAWQKMRERWTGDSGRNWAEGAGDAIKLTLRGRDLLAEDVLREAFAATTERVFDAVTAYERAPAPEAGA